The DNA region ACTTTCATGAAACAGGTCAAGGCGCCTGAGAAAGAAAAAGACTCGTCCCAGCAAATGGGCGAGGGCGTTTAGGCCTACGGTTTAATAGACGCAAGGGACAACCCGTTTAATTGGAGGAATAGAAAATGACGACGACTACCAAACCTCGTACAAAACCCATGATCGCAAAAGACGCTCTTGAACTGATCTGCAACACGCCCCTCGTGCGCCTGAACAAATTGACCGGCCCCGGCATGGCCACGATTTACGCGAAGCTGGAAAGCTTCAGCCCCGGCGGCAGCGTGAAAGACAGGATCTGCTTCAGCATGATCCGTGACGCGGAAGAAAAAGGATTAATCAATAAAGATACCCGGATTGTTGAGCCGACCTCCGGCAACACGGGCATCGGCCTTGCCCTGGTTTGCGCGGTCAAAGGTTACAGGCTGACGCTGACCATGCCGGAAACCATGAGCGTGGAACGCCGTCAGATCCTGAAGCGCTACGGCGCGGAAGTCGTGCTGACGCCGGGCGATCAGGGCATGAAGGGCGCCATGGCCAAGGCCCAGGAAATCGCCAAGGAAAACCCGAACAGCTTTATTCCGCAGCAATTCGCCAATCCCGCGAACCCGAAGATCCACCGTGAAACGACCGCGGAAGAAATCTGGGAAGCGCTCGACGGAAAGTTTGACGCCTTCATTTCCGGCGTCGGAACGGGCGGCACGGTCACCGGCTGCGGCGAAGTCTTCAAAAAGAGAAACTCGAAGATCCAGGTCATCGCGCTCGAGCCGGAAACATCCCCGGTTCTTTCCGGCGGTGCTCCGGGCAAGCACAAGATTCAGGGGCTTGGCGCGGGTTTCGTCCCGGAAATTCTCAATCGTGAAGTCGTCGATCGCGTGATCAAGGTCAAAGACATGGATGCGTGGGACACGATGCTGAACCTGGCTGCCAAGGAAGGCATTCTCGGCGGCATCTCGACCGGCTGCGCCTGCTGGGCCGCGCTCCAGGTCGCCAAGGAACTCGGCGCGGGCAAGAGCCTGGTGGTGATTTTTCCGGACACGGGCGAACGCTACCTGAGCATGGACGAGAAGTTCAAAGTCTAATTCCGTTGCATGGACGGGGACAGGTCTTTAGACCTGTCCCCATGGTTTGAATGCAGGCTGCCTGCCAATCGCAGTCGAGCCGCTGCTGCAAAATTTCAATCGGGAGTATGAATGTCATTTCTCAAAGGTTTGAAGTGCCGCGAATGCGGACGGGAATATCCCAAGGAAGCGCTGTACGTCTGCGAATACTGCTTCGGCTCGCTCGAAGCGGCGTACGATTACGGCGCGATCAAAAAAGTGCTAACGCGCGAAAAGATCCTCGCCGGGCCCAAAAGCCTATGGCGTTACCGGGAGCTTCTTCCCATCGACCGCGAACCGAATGCCGGTTTTTATTCGGGGTTTACGCCGCTGGTGAAGGCCGAGATCCTGGGCAAGGAGCTCGGGGTCCGCGACCTGTACATCAAGGACGACTCGGTCTGCCATCCGACCTGGTCGTTCAAAGACCGTGTGGTCGCGGTCGCGCTTTCGCGCGCCAAAGAGCTGGGCTTTGATACCGTGGCCTGCGCTTCGACGGGGAATCTCGCGAATTCCGTCGCGGCCAACGGCGCCTGGGCCGGCTTCAAGCGCTACATCTTCATTCCCGCCAATCTCGAGAAGGCGAAGATCATCGGCACGCTGGTGTATTCGCCGAAATTGATCGCGGTCAACGGCAACTACGACGACGTCAACCGTCTGTGCTCGGAAATTGCCGCGAAATACCGCTGGGGGTTCGTGAACATCAACCTGCGCGCGTATTACGCCGAAGGCTCGAAGACCGTAGGTTTTGAAATCGCGGAGCAGCTCGGCTGGCGCGCGCCTGAGCACATCGTGGTGCCGGCCGCGAGCGGCTCACTCATCACCAAAATCTGGAAGGCTTTTAAGGAATTCGACCAGCTCGGACTTTTGCAGTCGAAGATGAAAACCCGCGTCTACTGC from Verrucomicrobiia bacterium includes:
- the thrC gene encoding threonine synthase: MSFLKGLKCRECGREYPKEALYVCEYCFGSLEAAYDYGAIKKVLTREKILAGPKSLWRYRELLPIDREPNAGFYSGFTPLVKAEILGKELGVRDLYIKDDSVCHPTWSFKDRVVAVALSRAKELGFDTVACASTGNLANSVAANGAWAGFKRYIFIPANLEKAKIIGTLVYSPKLIAVNGNYDDVNRLCSEIAAKYRWGFVNINLRAYYAEGSKTVGFEIAEQLGWRAPEHIVVPAASGSLITKIWKAFKEFDQLGLLQSKMKTRVYCAQPQGCSPIATAIIDKAEGIKPVKPNTIAKSLAIGNPADGYYAKDVITQSGGTAGMASDDEVREGIKLLARTEGIFTETAGGVTVAVAKKLIEQGVIPKNETVVLTITGNGLKTQEAIQDVVGQPTLIEPSLDAFEKSVLDKSAVKA
- the cysK gene encoding cysteine synthase A, with the protein product MTTTTKPRTKPMIAKDALELICNTPLVRLNKLTGPGMATIYAKLESFSPGGSVKDRICFSMIRDAEEKGLINKDTRIVEPTSGNTGIGLALVCAVKGYRLTLTMPETMSVERRQILKRYGAEVVLTPGDQGMKGAMAKAQEIAKENPNSFIPQQFANPANPKIHRETTAEEIWEALDGKFDAFISGVGTGGTVTGCGEVFKKRNSKIQVIALEPETSPVLSGGAPGKHKIQGLGAGFVPEILNREVVDRVIKVKDMDAWDTMLNLAAKEGILGGISTGCACWAALQVAKELGAGKSLVVIFPDTGERYLSMDEKFKV